One window from the genome of Salvelinus namaycush isolate Seneca chromosome 19, SaNama_1.0, whole genome shotgun sequence encodes:
- the LOC120064071 gene encoding zinc finger MYM-type protein 2-like: MDGESEAKPRVEEESTAPDKEPMDTDTTPSEQTTPPTRTQAPVTKAIEEPSRVIENNDDDDVVLVEEVPSPSATTSFQAASTPTDCTEPHPSETETTAMINMTTATAPAKIPSPPATYSAAPTEPIVIDDEEDHGHRGFSSLATAGGPSDSEGILSSTEPDSEIKIASVTTLGPSVATAAEPMAEGDMNLVITSVTSLQGGVGMVENGLQISSTFSLNPEAQSSISTNRLPTTFNPGRVSNTSTTSQPVQNGDSVTHQTPDLWISQSASFPRNQKRTGVDSTSPAVSLPKPPGPSPSGSQNPPRTVKVTCANCKKPLKKGQTAYQRKGSTHLFCSTTCLSSFSHKPTPKKSCTMCKKDITTMKGTIVAQVDSSESFQEFCSTGCLGAYENKQNTPKSSLKTKCTVCSKLTEIRHEVSFKTVTHKICSDACFNRYRMANGLIVNCCEQCGEYLPSRATANHFLIIDGKQKRFCCQNCISDYKQANSKMTMCTGCRAMVRSSEVTHCIGASGTMEPYCSTACMNKTKIASSATTILQPTCHFCKKTSLPQYQASLPEGKVVNFCSSMCVTKFQNATIHTVTNGQAPMSTTNHNIQLKCNYCRGAFSLKPEILEWEDKVYQFCSKICCEDYKKLHCIVTFCEYCQEEKTLHETVKFSGVKRPFCSEGCKLLFKQDFANRLGLKCVTCNYCTQLCKRGVTRQLAGVSRDFCSETCAKKFHEWYYKAVRCDCCKVQGNLTESVQWRAEMKHFCDQQCLLRFYCQQNDPNLATQKGPENTRLGFGIQTEATNIAMLSQPYTGGGILKDVKNKAVLCKPLTMTKATYCKPHMQSKLLQTDEDDGVKREYIPVPIPVPVFIPVPMNLYAQITPMPITLPVPVPVPVFLPTTMQGADQIVQTITELKAKVPTDPHEADLLSMAEMIAEDQKPDVKRERGGGEAKSSSSSSSSSESDGEDEKYEPDLDLENDFPQDPVPVLEDLDVDMGFTLPPLLAEEKEVAPRARRQGHKRRAVEGEPSSPSPPTPDGPVEGRSLPLRSRYAINAWKSWVLSSAEQSEPPPAWSKSNPLSLKASELSLALSRFVHEVRRPNGECYAPDSVLYLCLGIQQHLQAKGRKDDLFSDLCYERFGEELNKVLKDWQPSVMPDGSRWGRVEEQCLWSCKLLGEQSPAALLRSLVYLNTKYFGLLTVEQHLRLSFRNVYGPDHTDPTTQETTVCICIPSFSPQDHHLPTGSRKRKRKEDSHAAYEPDDGSGCSTHCPVKKHEGRFYELYRSKCPGSLSQRMDVFYMQPESSGSSSDGDSSLWFSSTPLDRSVLESILTPLLLVKDIYRERHLEEEEEASCEHTVDVRLEGTTHAQS, encoded by the exons ATGGATGGGGAATCGGAGGCCAAACCTCgagtagaggaggagagcacAGCCCCAGATAAGGAACCCATGGACACAGACACCACTCCCTCAGAGCAAACTACACCCCCCACGAGAACCCAGGCTCCTGTCACCAAGGCAATAGAGGAACCCTCCAGGGTTATAGAGAACAATGACGATGATGATGTGGTGCTGGTGGAAGAGGTCCCGTCTCCCTCTGCGACTACCTCTTTCCAAGCTGCCTCCACCCCCACAGACTGCACTGAGCCCCACCCCTCTGAAACAGAAACCACAGCAATGATAAACATGACAACAGCCACAGCCCCCGCCAAGATCCCCAGTCCACCCGCCACCTATTCTGCAGCACCCACAGAGCCCATTGTCATTGACGATGAGGAGGATCACGGGCACAGAGGCTTTTCCTCACTAGCCACAGCCGGAGGCCCTTCAGATAGCGAAGGCATACTGAGCAGCACAGAGCCCGATTCTGAGATAAAGATCGCCAGTGTCACAACGCTGGGGCCCTCTGTAGCCACAGCAGCCGAGCCAATGGCGGAAGGGGACATGAACCTGGTGATCACCAGTGTGACGTCACTGCAGGGCGGGGTGGGCATGGTGGAGAATGGCTTGCAGATCAGCAGCACCTTCAGTCTGAATCCTGAGGCCCAGAGCTCCATCAGCACCAACAGGCTCCCGACCACCTTCAACCCTGGCCGggttagcaacacctccaccactagCCAGCCTGTACAGAACGGAGACTCGGTAACCCACCAGACGCCTG ATTTGTGGATCTCCCAGTCGGCCTCGTTCCCGCGAAACCAGAAACGGACGGGGGTGGACTCTACATCACCAGCCGTATCCCTGCCCAAACCACCCGGCCCCTCCCCCTCAGGCTCCCAGAACCCCCCTCGCACTGTCAAGGTGACCTGCGCCAATTGTAAGAAGCCTCTGAAGAAAGGCCAGACGGCTTACCAGCGGAAAGGGTCCACACACCTTTTCTGTTCCACCACCTGCCTCTCTTCTTTCTCACACAAACCTACCCCTAAGAAGAGCTGCACCATGTGCAAAAA GGACATCACTACAATGAAGGGCACTATCGTGGCCCAGGTGGACTCCAGTGAGTCGTTCCAGGAGTTCTGCAGTACAGGCTGTCTGGGCGCCTACGAGAATAAACAGAACACACCCAAGTCCTCCCTTAAAACTAAGTGCACTGTCTGCAGCAAGCTCACTGAG ATCCGCCATGAGGTGAGTTTCAAGACGGTCACGCATAAGATCTGCAGCGATGCCTGTTTCAACCGTTACCGCATGGCCAACGGGCTCATTGTGAACTGCTGTGAGCAGTGTGGTGAATACCTGCCCAGCCGCGCCACTGCCAACCACTTCCTCATCATCGATGGCAAGCAGAAACGCTTCTGCTGCCAAAACTGTATCAGTGACTACAAGCAG GCCAACTCTAAGATGACGATGTGTACTGGCTGTAGGGCCATGGTCCGGTCTAGTGAAGTAACTCACTGCATCGGGGCCAGCGGCACAATGGAACCATACTGCTCCACAGCCTGCATGAACAAGACCAAGATCGCCAGCAGCGCTACCACTATCCTCC AGCCCACGTGTCACTTCTGTAAGAAGACATCgttacctcagtaccaggcaTCACTGCCTGAGGGGAAGGTCGTAAACTTTTGCAGCTCAATGTGTGTCACCAAGTTCCAG AATGCAACCATTCATACAGTAACCAATGGACAGGCTCCCATGTCTACAACGAAccacaacatccagctcaaatgtAATTACTGTCGAGGAGCATTCAGCCTAAAGCCTGAAATCCTGGAGTGGGAG GATAAAGTGTACCAGTTCTGCAGTAAAATATGTTGTGAGGACTACAAGAAGCTGCACTGCATAGTCACGTTCTGCGAGTACTGCCAGGAGGAGAAGACGCTCCACGAGACGGTCAAGTTCTCTGGAGTCAAGAGGCCCTTCTGCAGCGAAG GTTGTAAGCTGCTGTTCAAGCAGGACTTTGCCAACCGGCTGGGTCTGAAGTGTGTCACCTGTAACTACTGCACTCAGCTGTGTAAGAGAGGAGTGACCAGGCAGCTGGCCGGTGTTTCCAGGGACTTCTGCAGTGAAACCTGCGCCAAGAAGTTCCATGAGTGGTACTACAAG GCAGTGCGTTGTGACTGCTGTAAGGTGCAGGGGAACCTGACTGAGTCGGTACAGTGGAGAGCAGAGATGAAGCACTTCTGTGACCAGCAGTGTCTCCTCCGTTTCTACTGCCAGCAGAACGACCCCAACCTGGCAACGCAGAAGGGCCCAGAGAACACCAGACTTG gATTTGGAATACAAACCGAGGCAACCAACATtgcg ATGTTGAGTCAGCCGTACACCGGTGGAGGGATCCTAAAGGATGTGAAGAATAAAGCTGTACTCTGCAAGCCTCTCACTATGACCAAGGCCACCTACTgcaaaccacacatgcagagcaAGCTCCTACAGACGG atgAGGATGACggggtgaagagggagtacatTCCCGTTCCCATCCCTGTACCTGTGTTCATCCCCGTCCCCATGAACCTCTACGCCCAGATTACACCCATGCCCATCACACTACCCGTCCCG GTTCCAGTGCCGGTATTCCTGCCAACCACGATGCAGGGTGCAGATCAGATTGTCCAGACCATCACCGAGCTTAAGGCCAAAGTACCTACTGACCCCCACGAGGCTGACCTCCTCTCCATGGCTGAGATGATCGCAGAGGACCAGAAGccag ATGTGAAGAGGGagcgaggaggaggagaggccaAGTCCAGCAGCTCCAGTAGCAGCAGCTCTGAATCGGATGGGGAGGATGAGAAGTATGAACCAGACCTGGACCTGGAGAACGACTTTCCTCAAG ACCCTGTCCCTGTGCTGGAGGACCTGGACGTGGACATGGGGTTCACCCTGCCCCCTCTCCTGGCTGAGGAGAAGGAAGTGGCACCCAGAGCCAGGAGACAG GGACACAAGAGGCGAGCTGTGGAGGGAgagccttcctccccctctccccctacaCCAGATGGTCCTGTGGAGGGGCGCTCGCTACCTCTGAGATCTCGCTACGCCATCAACGCCTGGAAAAGTTGGGTGCTGTCCTCAGCTGAACAATCAG AACCTCCACCGGCCTGGTCGAAGAGTAACCCGCTCTCTCTGAAAGCATCAGAACTCAGCCTGGCCCTGTCACGATTTGTCCATGAGGTACGGCGGCCCAACGGGGAGTGCTACGCCCCCGACAGCGTCCTCTACCTCTGCCTGGGCATCCAGCAG CATCTGCAGGCCAAAGGCAGGAAAGATGACCTGTTCAGTGACCTGTGCTATGAGCGGTTTGGAGAGGAGCTCAACAAGGTCCTCAAAGACTGGCAGCCCAGCGTGATGCCTGATG GCTCTCGGTGGGGCCGTGTGGAGGAGCAGTGCCTGTGGAGCTGTAAGCTGCTGGGGGAGCAGAGTCCTGCAGCATTGCTGCGCTCCCTGGTCTATCTCAACACAAAGTACTTTGGCCTGCTCACCGTGGAGCAGCACCTGCGCCTCTCCTTCAGAAATGTCTATGGCCCCGACCACACAGACCCAACCACACAGGAAACCACTGTCTGCATCTGCatcccctccttctccccacaGGACCACCACT TACCAACAGGGTCCAGGAAGAGGAAACGTAAAGAGGACAGTCACGCGGCCTACGAGCCAGACGACGGCTCGGGATGCTCCACACACTGTCCAGTCAAAAAGCACGAGGGCAGATTCTACGAACTCTACCGTTCCAAGTG CCCGGGGTCGTTGAGTCAGCGTATGGATGTGTTCTATATGCAGCCAGAGTCATCGGGCAGCAGCAGTGACGGTGACAGCTCGCTGTGGTTCTCCTCTACTCCTTTGGACCGCAGTGTCCTGGAGAGcatcctcacccctctccttctGGTAAAAGACATCTACAGAGAGCGCCAtctagaagaagaagaggag GCCAGCTGTGAGCATACAGTGGATGTCCGGTTGGAAGGGACTACACATGCCCAGAGCTGA